The proteins below come from a single Sphingomonas carotinifaciens genomic window:
- a CDS encoding hydrolase 1, exosortase A system-associated, with protein MRRLIAFACEGASLLGTLDEATGSTGILIVSGGNEPRMGAHRGMTMLAIRLAAQGHPVFRYDRRGIGDSDGANGGWQSAAPDLAAAAAIFRAAAPQVTRLIGFGNCDAATTLALYGRAAGIDRVVLANPWLGKDDDALPPAAAIRRHYAQRLFAPATWWRLARGDIDRTRLRAGLVKLWRSPTPPLSDRVMRAIAGWGTDASILLAEGDATAIGFQAAARRHRFATGYVATASHSFAGHRQAVDAAILAALD; from the coding sequence ATGCGCCGCCTGATCGCGTTCGCGTGCGAGGGGGCGTCCCTGCTCGGCACGCTGGACGAGGCGACGGGCAGCACCGGCATCCTGATCGTCTCCGGCGGCAACGAACCTCGCATGGGCGCACACCGCGGCATGACGATGCTCGCGATCCGGCTCGCCGCACAGGGCCACCCCGTCTTCCGCTACGACCGGCGCGGCATCGGTGATTCGGACGGGGCGAACGGCGGCTGGCAATCCGCCGCGCCCGATCTCGCCGCCGCCGCCGCTATATTCCGTGCCGCAGCGCCGCAGGTCACGCGGCTGATCGGCTTCGGCAATTGCGATGCCGCCACCACCCTGGCGCTCTATGGTCGCGCCGCCGGGATCGACCGCGTCGTTCTGGCGAATCCCTGGCTGGGCAAGGACGATGACGCACTTCCCCCCGCTGCCGCTATCCGCCGGCATTATGCGCAACGCCTGTTCGCGCCCGCGACATGGTGGCGCCTCGCCCGCGGCGACATCGACCGGACCCGCCTGCGCGCCGGTCTGGTGAAGCTGTGGCGCTCGCCCACCCCACCCCTTTCGGACCGCGTGATGCGTGCCATCGCCGGCTGGGGGACGGACGCCTCCATCCTGCTTGCCGAGGGCGACGCCACCGCCATCGGCTTCCAGGCCGCCGCCCGCCGCCACCGTTTCGCCACCGGCTACGTGGCCACCGCCTCCCACAGTTTCGCCGGCCACCGCCAAGCGGTGGACGCGGCGATCCTGGCAGCCCTTGATTAG
- a CDS encoding acyl carrier protein, with protein MIPEGRHEIEHTVRAVLADVLGLTPERVAGFTADTPLFGALPELDSMAVAGVLTELEDRLGVLIEDDEVDGEMLESFGSLVAFAAGKALV; from the coding sequence GTGATCCCCGAAGGCCGCCACGAAATCGAACATACCGTCCGCGCCGTCCTGGCCGACGTGCTGGGACTGACGCCGGAGCGCGTTGCCGGCTTCACCGCCGACACGCCGCTGTTCGGCGCGCTGCCCGAACTGGACTCGATGGCGGTCGCCGGCGTGCTGACCGAGCTTGAGGACCGGTTGGGCGTCCTGATCGAGGATGACGAGGTGGACGGCGAGATGCTGGAAAGCTTCGGCAGCCTCGTCGCGTTCGCCGCCGGCAAGGCGCTCGTTTGA
- a CDS encoding AMP-binding protein yields the protein MIALDATPRPIDHVLAGAPGAPALIERAGVMDYATLEDAVARAAGWLAAQGFSQGDRVASWLPKTRMACILPLAVPRAGLVHVPINPALRRAQVEHILNDSGARMLVTQDARAAGLEDVATPIVAEDALDGPPLGRSDADTGALAAILYTSGSTGRPKGVMLSHANLWLGAVSVAHYLKLAPDDRVLGVLPLSFDYGQNQLFSSWIAGASVAPLDYLTARDVVKAVARVGATTLAGVPPLWVQVLEAEWPAEVAASLRRLTNSGGALTPRLVRDLRARFPGADLYAMYGLTEAFRSTYLDPALLDAHPDAIGRAIPFAEVMVVRADGTRAVPGEQGELVHAGPLVAGGYWQDEERSAQRFRPAPEFAVSGGMAVWSGDTVVEGEDGLLRFVGRDDEMIKSAGNRISPQEIEEAVLAGGEAREAVAMGLTDDRLGQAIHVVLAGDPAQEAGLRARLKRDLPSFMQPRSYDWREALPRNANGKLDRAGLRA from the coding sequence ATGATCGCACTGGATGCCACCCCCCGACCCATCGACCATGTTCTGGCCGGCGCGCCCGGTGCGCCTGCGCTGATCGAGCGGGCGGGGGTGATGGACTATGCCACGCTGGAGGATGCGGTCGCGCGGGCGGCCGGATGGCTGGCGGCGCAGGGCTTTTCGCAAGGGGACCGGGTGGCGAGCTGGCTGCCCAAGACGCGGATGGCCTGCATCCTGCCGCTGGCGGTGCCGCGCGCCGGGCTGGTGCACGTGCCGATCAATCCGGCGCTGCGCCGGGCACAGGTGGAGCATATCCTGAACGACAGCGGTGCGCGGATGCTGGTGACGCAGGATGCGCGGGCGGCGGGCCTTGAGGATGTGGCGACGCCGATCGTTGCCGAGGATGCGCTGGACGGCCCGCCGCTCGGCCGCTCCGACGCCGATACCGGTGCGCTGGCGGCGATCCTGTATACGAGCGGATCGACCGGGCGGCCCAAGGGGGTGATGCTGAGCCATGCCAATCTGTGGCTGGGGGCGGTGTCGGTCGCGCATTACCTGAAGCTGGCGCCCGACGACCGGGTGCTGGGCGTGTTGCCGCTGAGTTTCGATTACGGGCAGAACCAGTTGTTTTCGAGCTGGATCGCGGGCGCAAGCGTGGCGCCGCTGGACTATCTGACCGCGCGCGACGTGGTGAAGGCGGTGGCGCGGGTCGGTGCGACGACGCTGGCCGGGGTGCCGCCCCTGTGGGTGCAGGTGCTGGAGGCGGAATGGCCGGCGGAGGTCGCGGCATCGCTGCGGCGACTGACCAATTCCGGCGGCGCACTGACGCCGCGCCTGGTGCGCGATCTGCGGGCGCGCTTTCCCGGTGCCGACCTGTACGCGATGTACGGGCTGACCGAGGCGTTCCGCTCCACCTATCTCGATCCAGCGCTGCTCGACGCGCATCCCGACGCGATCGGCCGGGCCATTCCCTTTGCCGAGGTGATGGTGGTGCGGGCCGACGGCACGCGTGCGGTCCCCGGCGAGCAGGGGGAACTGGTCCATGCCGGGCCGCTCGTCGCGGGAGGCTATTGGCAGGACGAGGAGCGTAGCGCGCAACGCTTTCGCCCGGCGCCGGAATTTGCCGTGTCGGGGGGCATGGCGGTGTGGTCGGGCGACACGGTGGTGGAGGGGGAGGACGGGTTGTTGCGCTTCGTCGGGCGGGACGATGAGATGATCAAGTCGGCCGGGAACCGGATCAGTCCGCAGGAGATCGAGGAGGCGGTATTGGCGGGTGGCGAGGCGCGCGAAGCGGTGGCGATGGGCTTGACGGACGACAGGCTGGGCCAGGCGATCCATGTCGTACTGGCCGGCGATCCGGCGCAGGAGGCGGGCTTGCGCGCGCGGTTGAAGCGCGATTTGCCAAGTTTCATGCAACCACGCAGCTATGACTGGCGAGAAGCCCTGCCGCGCAACGCCAATGGCAAGCTGGACCGGGCGGGGTTGCGCGCATGA
- a CDS encoding pyridoxal-dependent decarboxylase, exosortase A system-associated, whose product MKPMGPIPPEFAGQQGALAIGGRAAADWIEGDAPVFVYDPAIVAARVARFRASFAGIDLHYAIKANPFPPLLAAMAGMVDGFDVASAGELDKVAGLGLPVSFAGPGKRDGELAAAIAAGIALNVESEGEAERALTIAARLGRVPRLAVRVNPDVELRGSGMRMGGRPSPFGIDAVRVPVLVRRLVAADADWRGFHIYAGSQALDAQAIIDTHAATLDLAARLADEAGHAPPLVNLGGGFGVPYFAGDTALEVEKVGAALTDALSGRAAVLADSRFAIELGRWLVAEAGVYLARVIDRKESGGETFLILSGGLNHQLAASGNFGTVVRRNYPLAVAHAMGAEWHETVSVVGPLCTPLDRLGDRVALPAAAAGDVIAIFLAGAYGASASPAAFLGHPAAAERLAR is encoded by the coding sequence ATGAAGCCGATGGGACCGATCCCGCCGGAGTTCGCCGGGCAGCAGGGTGCGCTGGCGATCGGCGGGCGCGCGGCGGCGGACTGGATCGAGGGGGATGCGCCGGTATTCGTCTATGACCCCGCCATCGTCGCGGCGCGGGTGGCGCGGTTCCGGGCGAGCTTTGCGGGCATCGACCTGCATTATGCGATCAAGGCCAATCCGTTCCCGCCGCTGCTGGCAGCGATGGCCGGCATGGTCGACGGTTTCGACGTCGCATCCGCGGGAGAACTGGACAAGGTCGCAGGGCTTGGCCTGCCGGTCAGTTTTGCCGGGCCGGGCAAGCGCGACGGCGAACTGGCAGCGGCGATCGCCGCCGGGATCGCGCTAAACGTGGAATCGGAAGGGGAGGCGGAGCGGGCGCTGACCATCGCGGCACGCCTTGGCCGGGTGCCGCGGCTGGCGGTCAGGGTGAACCCGGATGTGGAGTTGCGCGGATCAGGCATGCGGATGGGCGGGCGCCCCTCGCCATTCGGGATCGACGCGGTGCGGGTGCCCGTGCTGGTGCGACGGCTGGTGGCGGCGGACGCGGACTGGCGCGGGTTCCACATCTATGCGGGCAGCCAGGCGCTGGACGCGCAGGCGATCATCGACACGCATGCCGCGACGCTGGATCTGGCGGCGCGGCTGGCGGACGAGGCAGGCCATGCGCCGCCGCTGGTCAATCTGGGGGGCGGGTTCGGCGTGCCCTATTTCGCGGGCGACACGGCGCTGGAGGTGGAAAAGGTCGGCGCGGCGCTGACCGATGCCCTGTCGGGGCGTGCCGCGGTGCTGGCCGACAGCCGGTTCGCGATCGAACTGGGCCGCTGGCTGGTCGCGGAGGCGGGCGTGTATCTGGCGCGGGTGATCGATCGCAAGGAGAGCGGGGGCGAGACCTTCCTGATCCTGTCGGGCGGGTTGAACCATCAACTGGCCGCGAGCGGCAATTTCGGCACGGTGGTGCGGCGCAACTATCCGCTGGCGGTGGCGCATGCGATGGGCGCGGAATGGCACGAGACGGTATCGGTGGTCGGGCCGCTGTGCACGCCGCTGGACCGGCTGGGCGACCGGGTGGCGTTGCCCGCCGCCGCGGCGGGGGACGTGATCGCGATCTTTCTGGCGGGGGCGTATGGCGCGAGCGCGAGTCCGGCGGCGTTTCTGGGCCATCCGGCGGCGGCGGAGCGGCTGGCGCGGTGA
- a CDS encoding XrtA/PEP-CTERM system exopolysaccharide export protein: MPGPFVRSCLLAGIAATALTGCATTTTPAAQLPAASYVASKEQPGEEYVIGPLDQLNIFVWRNPELTAKVQVRPDGRITTPLVNDMPAVGKTPAMLADDMTKALSEYISKPIVSVIVENFSGTFSQQVRIVGATEKPASLPYRANMTLLDAMIAVGGLSQYAAGNKAKLVRYDRATGKQKEYALKIADLLKRGNSSANVRLEPGDVIIIPESMF, translated from the coding sequence ATGCCCGGCCCATTTGTCCGTTCCTGCCTGCTCGCCGGCATCGCTGCCACGGCCCTGACCGGGTGCGCCACGACGACGACGCCGGCGGCGCAGTTGCCCGCGGCGTCCTATGTGGCGAGCAAGGAGCAGCCGGGCGAGGAATATGTGATCGGTCCGCTGGACCAGTTGAACATCTTCGTGTGGCGCAATCCCGAACTGACCGCCAAGGTGCAGGTGCGCCCCGACGGCCGGATCACGACGCCGCTGGTCAACGACATGCCCGCCGTCGGCAAGACGCCGGCGATGCTGGCCGACGACATGACCAAGGCCCTGTCCGAATATATCTCCAAGCCGATCGTTTCGGTGATCGTGGAGAATTTCTCCGGCACGTTCAGCCAGCAGGTGCGCATCGTCGGCGCCACCGAAAAGCCGGCATCGCTGCCCTACCGCGCGAACATGACGCTGCTCGATGCGATGATCGCGGTCGGCGGCCTCAGCCAATATGCCGCGGGCAACAAGGCCAAGCTGGTGCGGTACGACCGGGCGACGGGCAAGCAGAAGGAATATGCGCTGAAGATCGCCGACCTGCTGAAGCGCGGCAATTCCTCCGCCAATGTCCGGCTGGAGCCGGGCGACGTGATCATCATCCCTGAGTCGATGTTCTGA
- a CDS encoding XrtA system polysaccharide chain length determinant produces MNGILDEVRLALHAVWTRRWVALAVAWAVCVLGWLFVAQIPSRYESRARVLVDMQSILPADLNGAPQAAQQTVDQVRQTLISAVNLQKVVRGTDLANTVANDRDVADRVSSLAQSIKIDSQQDNLFQITTTMSSPKLARDVTQKLIDIFVETNLAGDRSATSQSLAFLDKQLAQRQRQLADAEAKRADFQNRYLGGLPGTGSVSDRIGASRAQMAQVDGDLAAAQSGLAAVQGQMASTAQTVAGPGGTTGGPARARLAAIQGQLADARARGYTDNHPDVVALKSQLGAATAAARAEPAGTAGGATANPLYLSLQSLAADKQAQVAALRMRKAQLQGDLDQLNAKLAGDPEVAAEQGQIERDYQVLQDQYNQLLRQREQIALRGQAQTQTDAVRFSLIDPPTLASKPVAPNRMLLLSGVFVAGLGAGVAAAFALAKLRGTFTTVGALERATGMPVIGAIGEVVTRAQAEARAKRLKLFLGGTAALGVAYVLLLGVEVLQRGMAA; encoded by the coding sequence ATGAACGGCATCCTGGACGAGGTAAGGCTGGCGCTGCACGCGGTGTGGACGCGGCGCTGGGTCGCGCTGGCGGTCGCCTGGGCCGTGTGCGTGCTCGGCTGGCTGTTCGTGGCGCAGATACCGAGCCGGTACGAATCGCGCGCCCGCGTGCTGGTCGACATGCAGTCGATCCTGCCCGCGGACCTGAACGGGGCGCCGCAGGCGGCGCAGCAGACGGTGGACCAGGTGCGCCAGACGCTGATCTCGGCGGTGAACCTGCAGAAGGTGGTGCGCGGCACCGATCTGGCGAACACGGTGGCGAACGACCGCGACGTGGCCGACCGGGTGTCGTCGCTGGCGCAGTCGATCAAGATCGACAGCCAGCAGGACAATCTGTTCCAGATCACCACGACGATGAGCAGCCCCAAGCTGGCGCGCGACGTGACGCAGAAGCTGATCGACATTTTCGTCGAAACCAATCTGGCGGGCGATCGCAGCGCGACGAGCCAGAGTCTGGCGTTTCTGGACAAGCAACTGGCGCAGCGCCAGCGGCAACTGGCGGATGCGGAGGCCAAGCGCGCCGACTTCCAGAACCGGTATCTGGGCGGCCTGCCGGGTACCGGATCGGTGAGCGACCGGATCGGTGCGTCGCGCGCGCAGATGGCGCAGGTGGACGGCGATCTGGCCGCGGCGCAGTCCGGGCTGGCGGCGGTGCAGGGGCAGATGGCGTCCACCGCACAGACCGTGGCGGGGCCGGGGGGCACCACGGGCGGCCCGGCGCGCGCGCGGCTGGCGGCGATCCAGGGGCAGCTGGCCGATGCGCGGGCACGCGGCTATACCGACAATCACCCCGATGTGGTGGCGCTGAAGAGCCAGCTGGGCGCGGCGACCGCGGCGGCGCGGGCCGAGCCGGCGGGCACGGCGGGCGGTGCGACGGCCAATCCGCTCTACCTGTCGCTGCAATCGCTGGCGGCGGACAAGCAGGCGCAGGTCGCGGCACTCCGGATGCGAAAGGCGCAGTTGCAGGGCGACCTGGACCAGTTGAACGCCAAGCTGGCCGGCGATCCGGAGGTCGCGGCCGAGCAGGGCCAGATCGAGCGCGATTACCAGGTGCTGCAGGACCAGTATAACCAGTTGCTGCGCCAGCGCGAACAGATCGCGCTGCGCGGGCAGGCGCAGACGCAGACCGATGCCGTGCGCTTCAGCCTGATCGATCCGCCGACGCTGGCCTCCAAGCCGGTGGCGCCGAACCGCATGCTGTTGCTGAGCGGCGTTTTCGTCGCCGGGTTGGGCGCAGGCGTCGCCGCGGCGTTCGCGCTGGCGAAGCTGAGGGGGACGTTCACCACGGTCGGCGCGCTGGAGCGGGCGACGGGCATGCCGGTGATCGGTGCGATCGGCGAGGTGGTGACCCGCGCCCAGGCCGAGGCGCGGGCAAAGCGGCTGAAACTGTTCCTCGGCGGGACGGCGGCGCTGGGGGTGGCCTATGTGCTGCTGCTGGGCGTTGAGGTATTGCAGCGCGGAATGGCGGCGTGA
- a CDS encoding AAA family ATPase: MSNPRPRRSSSLLERAAEVYDFSAHVRATPPAAVAVPPEREPEAPVAMPATPGNDGPVLLNIPEEFRASAADSAFLASEYAPGFTDVATIDRAMLAENGMIVPGAPVGPLAEEFRLVKRQLFVTRERLLAAGETDKARSVLVCSSRPRDGKTFCAINLALSVAAERDTEVLLVDADFAKPDVLARLGLPEGPGLLDALDDARIDVETLVVRTDVPHLSVLSAGTKTASDTELLGSARTRAVLARLLEANPRRLIIFDSPPALAASPASVLAMLVGQVMLIVRADRTPENELAAAVNLLDGCEHIQLVLNSVAFVSGSQRFGSYYGQEGAR, encoded by the coding sequence ATGAGCAATCCCAGACCGCGCCGATCATCCTCGCTGCTGGAACGTGCGGCGGAGGTATACGACTTTTCAGCGCATGTTCGTGCAACGCCGCCGGCGGCGGTGGCCGTGCCGCCGGAACGGGAGCCCGAGGCGCCGGTCGCGATGCCGGCGACGCCCGGTAATGACGGGCCGGTGCTGCTGAACATTCCCGAGGAGTTTCGGGCGAGTGCGGCGGATAGCGCGTTCCTGGCGAGCGAATATGCGCCGGGCTTTACCGATGTCGCGACGATCGACCGGGCGATGCTGGCGGAAAACGGCATGATCGTGCCCGGCGCGCCGGTGGGGCCGCTGGCGGAGGAATTCCGGCTGGTGAAGCGGCAATTGTTCGTGACGCGCGAACGGTTGCTGGCTGCGGGCGAGACGGACAAGGCGCGCAGCGTGCTGGTCTGTTCGTCGCGGCCGCGCGACGGCAAGACGTTCTGCGCGATCAACCTGGCGCTGTCGGTGGCGGCGGAACGCGATACCGAGGTGTTGCTGGTCGATGCCGATTTCGCCAAGCCCGACGTGCTGGCGCGGTTGGGGCTGCCCGAGGGACCGGGGCTGCTGGATGCGCTGGACGATGCGCGGATCGACGTCGAGACGCTGGTGGTGCGCACCGACGTGCCGCACCTGTCGGTATTGTCGGCGGGCACCAAGACGGCGAGCGACACCGAATTGCTGGGATCGGCACGGACCCGCGCGGTGCTGGCCCGGCTGCTGGAGGCCAATCCCCGCCGCCTGATCATCTTCGATTCGCCGCCGGCGCTGGCGGCGTCGCCCGCCTCGGTGCTGGCGATGCTGGTCGGGCAGGTGATGCTGATCGTGCGGGCGGACCGGACGCCGGAAAACGAACTCGCCGCAGCGGTGAACCTGCTCGACGGGTGCGAGCATATCCAGCTCGTGCTGAACTCGGTGGCGTTCGTGTCCGGCAGCCAGCGGTTCGGCAGCTATTACGGGCAGGAGGGCGCACGGTGA
- a CDS encoding ExeA family protein gives MYDTHYGLTGRPFQLTPDARFWYETATHRKAMSYLGYGLAQGEGFIVITGDIGAGKTTLVGHLLETIDPRRLHAVTIVSTAIDARDLLRTIATQLNVDPAGLEKAQLLTAIERGLHGVARTGRRTLLIVDEAQGLPVDALEELRMLSNFQAGGHALLQIVLLGQPEFRERLHGSERLEQLRQRIIAIHHLDPMEEHEVADYIAHRLSIVGWQGRPDFADDAFAALYRVSGGVPRRLNLLAGRVMLQAAVLDLTLIDAGVVETVAEDMAADLPMPTEAVAPEPVRFVADEVPVPVTPSPAPAPDEGLRARVAALETRVEQQEAALRRILTLLVDWVESDREQPDLSPLHRPSAWDHAA, from the coding sequence ATGTACGACACGCATTACGGGCTAACCGGACGGCCGTTCCAGCTGACGCCCGACGCGCGCTTCTGGTACGAGACGGCGACCCACCGCAAGGCGATGTCCTATCTGGGATATGGGCTGGCGCAGGGCGAGGGCTTCATCGTCATCACCGGCGATATCGGCGCGGGCAAGACGACGCTGGTCGGTCACCTGCTGGAGACGATCGATCCGCGCCGGCTGCATGCGGTGACCATCGTGTCGACCGCGATCGACGCGCGCGACCTGCTGCGCACCATCGCGACGCAGCTGAACGTCGACCCCGCCGGGCTGGAAAAGGCGCAATTGCTGACCGCGATCGAGCGGGGACTGCACGGCGTCGCGCGGACCGGGCGGCGGACGCTGCTGATCGTGGACGAAGCGCAAGGGTTGCCGGTGGATGCGCTGGAGGAGCTGCGCATGCTCTCCAACTTCCAGGCGGGCGGGCATGCGCTGCTCCAGATCGTGCTGCTCGGCCAGCCCGAGTTTCGCGAGCGGCTGCACGGGTCGGAGCGGCTGGAGCAACTGCGCCAGCGGATCATCGCGATCCACCATCTCGACCCGATGGAGGAACATGAGGTCGCCGATTACATCGCGCATCGCCTGTCGATCGTGGGGTGGCAGGGGCGGCCGGACTTCGCCGACGACGCGTTCGCGGCGCTGTACCGCGTGTCGGGCGGCGTGCCGCGGCGGTTGAACCTGCTGGCCGGGCGGGTGATGCTGCAGGCGGCGGTGCTCGACCTGACGCTGATCGATGCCGGGGTGGTGGAGACGGTGGCGGAGGACATGGCGGCGGACCTGCCGATGCCGACCGAGGCCGTGGCTCCGGAACCGGTGCGCTTCGTTGCCGACGAGGTACCGGTGCCCGTCACTCCGTCGCCCGCTCCGGCCCCCGACGAGGGATTGCGCGCGCGGGTGGCGGCGCTGGAGACGCGCGTCGAGCAGCAGGAGGCGGCGCTGCGCCGTATCCTGACGCTGCTGGTCGACTGGGTGGAATCCGATCGCGAACAGCCCGACCTGTCGCCCCTGCACCGACCGAGCGCGTGGGACCATGCCGCCTAA
- a CDS encoding XrtA system polysaccharide deacetylase — MPPKPLNGMSVDVEEWFQVGAFERVIDKADWDRLDARVEANTGAVLDLFAETGTRATFFTLGWVAHRHPRLIRRIVDAGHEMASHGWDHARVFTMDAGAFRADLARARAAIEDASGLPVTGYRAPSFSIDARTPWAHQVLAEAGYAYSSSVAPLAHDHYGWREAPRYAYRPLGDSALIEVPVTVAEIAGRRWATGGGFFRLLPGQLMDFAVRQVNAEAHGAVFYFHPWEIDPDQPRVANAPLKSRVRHYSRLGAMAGKLRRLARRHDWGRMDAVVAQEARALS; from the coding sequence ATGCCGCCTAAGCCCCTGAACGGCATGTCGGTCGACGTGGAGGAATGGTTCCAGGTCGGCGCGTTCGAGCGGGTGATCGACAAGGCGGACTGGGACCGGCTGGACGCCCGCGTCGAGGCCAATACCGGTGCGGTGCTGGACCTGTTCGCCGAGACGGGAACGCGCGCGACCTTTTTCACGCTGGGATGGGTGGCACACCGCCACCCACGCCTGATCCGCCGCATCGTCGATGCCGGGCACGAGATGGCGAGCCATGGCTGGGATCATGCCCGCGTCTTCACCATGGACGCAGGGGCGTTCCGCGCCGATCTGGCGCGGGCACGGGCCGCGATCGAGGATGCGTCGGGGCTGCCGGTGACGGGCTACCGCGCGCCGAGCTTTTCGATCGATGCGCGCACTCCATGGGCGCATCAGGTGCTGGCCGAGGCAGGCTATGCCTATTCCTCCAGCGTCGCACCGCTGGCGCACGACCATTATGGCTGGCGCGAGGCGCCGCGCTACGCCTATCGCCCGCTCGGCGACAGCGCGCTGATCGAGGTGCCGGTGACGGTGGCCGAGATCGCCGGGCGGCGATGGGCAACGGGGGGCGGCTTTTTCCGCCTGTTGCCGGGGCAGTTGATGGACTTTGCGGTGCGACAGGTGAACGCCGAGGCGCATGGTGCGGTGTTCTACTTCCACCCATGGGAGATCGATCCCGACCAGCCGCGCGTGGCGAACGCGCCGTTGAAATCGCGGGTGCGGCATTATTCGCGGCTGGGCGCGATGGCGGGCAAGCTGCGCCGACTGGCGAGGCGGCACGACTGGGGCCGGATGGACGCGGTGGTGGCGCAGGAGGCACGGGCGCTGTCATGA
- a CDS encoding FemAB family XrtA/PEP-CTERM system-associated protein translates to MTEIRVADLRVAGEAARIDAFVQQAPGATPFHLTGWSRAVERGTGQKARYLVAERGGVPVGVLPLTAMRSPLFGKALVSAGFGVDGGVLGEGVDALAAAAWDMARAGGMGSVELRGGPAPEGWAVNDSSYLGFVRPLAADDEAELKAVPRKQRAELRKALALDLHIETGSGARDRAAHARVYGESVRNLGTPVFPRALFAAVLDELDADILTVRHEGRAVASVLNLYFGGTVYPYWGGGTQAARGLRANDAMYFALMRHARERGCTRFDFGRSKTGTGAAAFKKNWGFDGQPLRYASRHEGEARAVNPLNPKYALMVATWKRLPLWLANRAGPWISRGLG, encoded by the coding sequence ATGACCGAGATCCGCGTGGCGGACCTGCGTGTGGCCGGTGAGGCCGCGCGCATCGATGCGTTCGTGCAGCAGGCGCCGGGCGCCACGCCCTTTCACCTGACCGGCTGGTCGCGCGCGGTGGAGCGGGGCACGGGGCAGAAGGCACGCTATCTGGTGGCGGAGCGCGGCGGCGTGCCGGTGGGGGTGCTGCCGCTGACCGCGATGCGATCGCCCCTGTTCGGTAAGGCATTGGTATCCGCCGGGTTCGGCGTGGATGGCGGCGTGCTGGGCGAAGGTGTGGACGCGCTGGCGGCGGCGGCCTGGGATATGGCGCGGGCCGGGGGGATGGGCAGTGTCGAGTTGCGCGGCGGGCCGGCGCCCGAGGGCTGGGCGGTGAACGACAGCAGCTATCTGGGTTTCGTCCGGCCGCTGGCGGCGGATGACGAGGCGGAACTGAAGGCGGTGCCGCGCAAGCAGCGTGCGGAGTTGCGCAAGGCATTGGCGCTGGACCTGCACATCGAAACCGGTAGCGGGGCGCGCGACCGGGCGGCGCATGCACGCGTTTACGGCGAGTCGGTGCGCAATCTGGGGACGCCGGTATTCCCGCGTGCGCTGTTCGCGGCCGTACTGGACGAACTGGATGCCGACATACTGACCGTGCGGCATGAGGGCCGGGCGGTGGCAAGCGTGCTGAATCTGTATTTCGGCGGAACGGTGTACCCTTATTGGGGCGGGGGTACGCAGGCGGCGCGGGGCCTGCGCGCCAACGACGCCATGTATTTCGCCCTGATGCGTCATGCGCGCGAACGCGGATGTACGCGGTTCGACTTCGGTCGGTCGAAGACGGGCACGGGGGCCGCCGCGTTCAAGAAGAATTGGGGGTTCGACGGCCAGCCGCTGCGCTATGCCAGCCGGCACGAGGGCGAGGCGCGCGCGGTGAACCCGCTGAACCCCAAATATGCCCTGATGGTGGCGACGTGGAAGCGCCTGCCATTATGGCTGGCCAATCGTGCCGGACCCTGGATTTCCAGGGGGCTCGGCTGA